Proteins encoded together in one Paenibacillus sp. J23TS9 window:
- the mscL gene encoding large-conductance mechanosensitive channel protein MscL, whose translation MRGFIHEFKEFAVRGNVIDLAVGVIIGGAFGKIVTSIVNDIIMPPIGLLLGGVNFKELIIPLKPGDHVHTLAEAQKISAPVIAIGQFINVVLDFLIVAFCIFLLVKGINWMKNKEHEKPEPEKTTKECPYCMSEIPAAATRCAHCTSVLETAPEHG comes from the coding sequence TTGAGAGGCTTTATTCATGAATTCAAGGAGTTTGCCGTTCGCGGCAACGTCATTGACCTGGCGGTCGGTGTCATTATCGGGGGAGCTTTCGGCAAAATCGTTACGTCCATCGTTAACGATATAATTATGCCGCCGATTGGGCTGCTGCTGGGAGGCGTCAATTTCAAGGAATTGATCATTCCGCTTAAACCGGGCGATCATGTTCATACGCTTGCTGAGGCCCAGAAAATTAGTGCACCGGTGATTGCAATCGGGCAGTTTATCAACGTTGTTCTCGATTTTCTGATTGTGGCATTTTGTATTTTTCTATTGGTTAAGGGCATTAATTGGATGAAAAACAAGGAACATGAGAAACCCGAACCTGAAAAAACGACCAAGGAATGCCCATACTGTATGTCTGAAATTCCCGCGGCAGCCACACGCTGTGCACACTGTACATCCGTGCTGGAAACAGCACCGGAGCATGGCTGA
- the map gene encoding type I methionyl aminopeptidase, which produces MEISLKSREEIGYMREAGRILSACHQEIAKMIAPGVTPLAIDAFVEEYLANHGASPEQKGYRGFPFATCASVNDTVCHGFPNDVPLSEGDVVTIDIVVNKDGWLADSGWSYGVGVLSKPLQKLMLRTEEALYAGIEQAVVGNAIGDIGHIIEKTAKRGRFGIVKPLVGHGIGRALHELPDVPSHGKRGEGMRLIEGMVITIEPIFTLGSTGAVLWNDDGWSIQTADGTCGVQFEHTVAITKEGPLILTN; this is translated from the coding sequence ATGGAAATAAGCTTGAAAAGCAGGGAAGAGATCGGATATATGCGTGAAGCAGGACGGATTTTGTCTGCATGCCATCAGGAAATCGCCAAAATGATCGCTCCTGGTGTCACACCGCTTGCCATTGATGCGTTTGTTGAAGAGTATCTGGCCAACCACGGTGCATCGCCGGAGCAAAAAGGGTACCGGGGTTTTCCGTTTGCAACCTGTGCTTCTGTGAATGATACCGTCTGCCATGGCTTTCCGAATGATGTGCCATTATCGGAAGGGGATGTGGTAACCATTGATATTGTTGTGAACAAAGATGGGTGGCTTGCCGATTCAGGCTGGAGCTACGGAGTGGGAGTGCTCAGCAAACCGCTGCAAAAGCTGATGCTGAGAACGGAAGAGGCGCTTTATGCAGGAATTGAGCAGGCGGTGGTCGGCAATGCCATTGGCGATATCGGGCATATCATAGAGAAGACAGCCAAACGGGGGCGATTCGGGATTGTTAAGCCTCTGGTAGGTCATGGAATCGGAAGAGCGCTTCATGAATTGCCTGATGTGCCGAGTCACGGCAAACGCGGCGAAGGCATGCGGCTGATTGAAGGAATGGTTATTACGATAGAGCCTATATTCACGCTTGGGTCGACCGGGGCTGTACTATGGAATGATGATGGCTGGAGCATTCAGACGGCGGACGGTACCTGTGGTGTACAGTTTGAGCATACCGTTGCCATAACGAAGGAAGGTCCGTTGATTCTTACCAATTAG
- a CDS encoding nucleobase:cation symporter-2 family protein yields the protein MERTNQGQRKAFMKNRNPFKTFSLGIQHVLAMYAGAVIVPLIVGGALDFSSEQLTYLIAIDLMACGLATLLQVWGNRFFGIGLPVMLGCAFQAVSPMIAIGMKDGVSAIYGAIIASGLFVVLFSGLFGKLIALFPPVVTGSVVTVIGVTLIPVALNDLGGGDKAKAIGEFGSLLNLGLGFGVLVFIILMNRFAKGFIRSISVLIGLIIGTLVAAAAGHVDMTPLKEASWFHAVRPFYFGAPTFHVSSILTMILVAIVSIAESTGVFMALGKIVDKDVSSKDLAKGYRAEGLAIVLGGLFNSFPYTTYSQNVGLVQMSRVKTRDVIFVAGGILIVIGFVPKIAALTQLVPTSVLGGAMVALFGMVVSSGIRMLGGQVDLNKFENLFIIACSVGMGLGVSVSPDLFKALPDWARILVDNGIVAGSVTAIMLNLLFNGLKGGRLPNTEDTSIKEGQAA from the coding sequence ATGGAACGGACCAATCAAGGGCAGCGCAAAGCTTTTATGAAAAACAGAAATCCCTTCAAAACCTTCTCGCTTGGCATTCAGCATGTCCTGGCCATGTACGCAGGTGCGGTCATCGTGCCGCTTATCGTCGGGGGAGCGCTTGATTTCTCATCCGAGCAGCTGACATATCTCATCGCAATTGACTTGATGGCCTGCGGCCTGGCTACCCTGCTCCAGGTGTGGGGCAACCGCTTCTTCGGCATCGGGCTGCCGGTTATGCTCGGATGTGCGTTCCAGGCTGTATCGCCGATGATTGCCATCGGTATGAAAGACGGCGTGTCCGCTATTTATGGAGCCATTATCGCTTCGGGGTTATTCGTTGTTTTGTTCTCGGGACTGTTCGGTAAATTAATTGCCTTATTCCCGCCCGTCGTTACCGGATCGGTTGTGACGGTCATCGGGGTAACGCTGATTCCAGTAGCGCTCAATGATCTTGGCGGCGGAGACAAAGCGAAGGCGATAGGCGAATTCGGAAGCCTGCTGAATCTCGGACTTGGCTTTGGGGTGCTGGTATTCATTATCCTGATGAACCGTTTTGCTAAAGGATTTATTCGCTCCATCTCCGTTTTGATCGGGCTGATTATCGGAACGTTGGTTGCGGCTGCAGCCGGGCATGTGGACATGACGCCTCTGAAGGAGGCCAGCTGGTTCCATGCGGTCAGACCTTTTTATTTCGGAGCGCCTACATTCCATGTATCCTCCATACTGACCATGATTTTGGTGGCGATTGTCAGCATTGCGGAATCAACGGGGGTATTCATGGCGCTTGGAAAAATCGTCGACAAGGATGTCTCCTCCAAGGACCTTGCTAAGGGATACCGTGCCGAAGGCCTGGCGATCGTACTCGGCGGGTTGTTTAACTCTTTCCCGTATACCACCTACTCGCAAAATGTGGGTCTGGTTCAAATGAGCCGCGTGAAAACGAGAGATGTTATTTTCGTGGCAGGGGGGATCCTGATCGTGATCGGCTTTGTTCCGAAAATCGCTGCCCTGACCCAGCTTGTTCCGACCTCAGTACTCGGGGGCGCGATGGTTGCCCTGTTCGGTATGGTTGTATCGTCCGGCATCCGGATGCTTGGAGGACAAGTGGATCTTAACAAGTTTGAGAATCTGTTTATTATTGCCTGCTCCGTAGGGATGGGGCTTGGCGTCAGCGTAAGTCCGGATCTGTTCAAGGCACTTCCGGATTGGGCCCGCATTCTTGTGGACAACGGCATCGTAGCCGGCAGTGTCACAGCCATCATGCTTAACCTGCTGTTCAACGGGCTCAAGGGGGGAAGGCTCCCGAATACGGAAGATACTTCAATAAAAGAAGGACAAGCCGCTTAA
- the coxB gene encoding cytochrome c oxidase subunit II, protein MMKRWQAVKRLLPLLAVFSLLLAGCGREDLSALRPQGPVAEGQYDLMKLSITIMIVVLIIVFAIAVYVLIKFRRKKGQTDVPEQVEGNFKLEILWTVIPLILVFILAVPTVQKIFAFGDDHYNEKGSVQVKVTSHQYWWEFEYPQYGVKTAQELMMPTGKNIAFELKTADVLHSFWVPSLSGKMDTNPDGTINRFSFSTDKEGVYRGKCAELCGPSHGLMEFKVKAVSPDAFDKWVTAMKAPAVLPKDQALAETFKKSCLSCHAVGDQGGPVAPNLTGIGSRESVAGILLNEGQDGGKPVKENLKTWLEDPQAVKPGNKMPAPKDLGLTDEQIDGIADYLANYKLNY, encoded by the coding sequence ATGATGAAACGGTGGCAGGCTGTAAAGCGACTCCTTCCCTTGCTCGCAGTATTTTCTCTGCTTTTAGCCGGGTGCGGCCGCGAGGACTTGTCGGCATTACGACCACAGGGACCTGTGGCGGAAGGACAGTACGATTTGATGAAGCTATCAATCACGATTATGATCGTGGTCTTGATCATCGTATTTGCAATTGCGGTATACGTTTTAATTAAGTTCCGCAGGAAAAAGGGACAAACTGATGTACCTGAACAAGTAGAAGGAAACTTTAAGCTGGAGATCCTCTGGACTGTGATTCCACTTATTCTGGTATTCATCCTGGCTGTTCCTACCGTACAAAAGATTTTTGCTTTTGGCGATGACCATTACAATGAAAAAGGTTCTGTGCAGGTTAAGGTTACCTCGCATCAATACTGGTGGGAGTTCGAATACCCGCAGTATGGCGTGAAAACCGCGCAGGAACTGATGATGCCGACTGGTAAGAACATTGCTTTCGAACTGAAAACAGCAGACGTTCTTCACTCTTTCTGGGTACCGTCGTTGTCCGGCAAAATGGACACCAACCCGGATGGAACAATTAACAGATTCAGCTTCAGTACGGACAAAGAAGGAGTCTACCGCGGTAAATGTGCCGAGCTTTGCGGCCCTTCGCATGGTCTGATGGAATTCAAGGTTAAGGCTGTAAGTCCGGATGCCTTTGATAAATGGGTAACAGCGATGAAGGCTCCTGCTGTTCTGCCTAAAGATCAGGCTTTGGCCGAAACGTTCAAGAAATCTTGCTTGTCTTGCCATGCTGTAGGTGATCAAGGTGGTCCTGTAGCTCCAAACCTTACAGGCATCGGTTCCCGTGAATCTGTTGCTGGTATCTTGCTGAACGAAGGTCAAGACGGAGGCAAACCGGTTAAGGAAAACCTCAAAACATGGCTTGAGGATCCGCAAGCTGTGAAACCGGGCAATAAAATGCCGGCTCCAAAAGATTTGGGTCTGACAGATGAACAAATCGATGGCATTGCCGATTACTTGGCTAACTACAAGTTGAATTACTAA
- a CDS encoding xanthine phosphoribosyltransferase, translating into MQLLKQKVLNEGIVLSNQVLKVDSFLNHQMDPVLMKEVGKEFKRLFADQSIDRVLTIESSGIAPGIMTALELEVPLIFARKQKSLTLREDIFVEKVYSFTKQESNEITVSRKFIQPGERVLIIDDFLANGEAAFGLARIVEQAGAGVAGIGIVIEKAFQPGGRLLKEAGYRVESLVRIAALDNETVTFAE; encoded by the coding sequence ATGCAGCTGCTAAAACAAAAGGTATTAAATGAAGGAATTGTACTCAGCAATCAGGTACTCAAGGTCGATTCATTCCTGAACCATCAGATGGATCCTGTGCTGATGAAGGAAGTGGGAAAGGAATTCAAGCGTCTTTTCGCAGATCAGTCCATTGACCGCGTACTTACGATAGAATCCTCAGGCATTGCTCCGGGAATCATGACTGCCTTAGAGCTCGAGGTGCCGCTAATTTTTGCTCGCAAGCAGAAATCACTGACACTGCGAGAAGATATTTTTGTAGAGAAGGTATACTCATTTACCAAACAGGAATCGAACGAAATTACGGTTTCCCGCAAGTTTATTCAACCAGGGGAACGTGTTCTTATCATTGATGATTTTCTGGCGAACGGCGAGGCTGCCTTCGGACTTGCCCGCATTGTAGAGCAGGCCGGAGCGGGAGTGGCTGGAATCGGCATCGTGATTGAAAAAGCGTTTCAGCCTGGAGGCCGTTTGCTGAAGGAAGCAGGATACCGCGTAGAGTCGCTGGTCCGCATCGCCGCCCTCGACAACGAAACCGTCACTTTTGCAGAGTAA
- the ctaD gene encoding cytochrome c oxidase subunit I, translated as MDWLTTVDHKKIAILYLLAGGLFFGIGGIEAVLIRLQLIKPMNDFVSAQTFNELITMHGTTMIFLGVMPVIFALMNAVIPLQIGARDVAFPFLNSLGFWTFLFGGILLNLSWIMGGAPDAGWTAYTPLSTTTYSTTHGVDFYTVGLQIAGLGTLIGGINFLATIITMRAPGMSFMRMPMFTWTSFITSAMILFAFPAITVGLVLLSFDRILGANFFEVANGGNPVLWQHIFWIFGHPEVYILILPAFGVISEVIPTFARKRLFGYSSMVFATILIAFLGFMVWAHHMFTTGLGPVANALFSIATMLIAVPTGIKIFNWLFTMWGGQIRFTSPNLFAIGFIPTFVMGGVTGVMLASAPADFQFHDTYFVVAHFHYVIVGGLVSGLLSGLHYWWPKMFGRMLNESLGKLSFWFFIIGFHLTFFVQHFLGLMGMQRRVFTYLPNQGFDTLNMVSTIGAILMGIGILFFLINAIVTATKPKGVADDPWEDGRTLEWAIPSPPPEYNFKQIPLVRGIDALWKEKMAGNKGMTPAEPLGPIHMPSPTILPFVMSVGIFIAGLGFMFSKEQFSNSFMSLIFNNWIVVIIGLLITFGSMLLRSLYDDHGWHIEVDELDEEGVKA; from the coding sequence ATGGATTGGCTGACAACAGTCGACCATAAGAAAATAGCCATACTTTATTTACTGGCTGGCGGTTTATTCTTCGGGATTGGCGGTATCGAAGCGGTGTTGATCCGCTTGCAGCTCATCAAGCCGATGAATGATTTCGTATCAGCACAGACCTTTAACGAATTGATTACGATGCACGGTACGACAATGATCTTCCTAGGCGTTATGCCTGTCATTTTTGCCCTGATGAATGCGGTTATTCCACTGCAAATCGGTGCACGCGACGTTGCATTTCCATTCCTGAACTCGCTCGGTTTTTGGACGTTCCTGTTCGGCGGTATCTTGCTGAACCTGAGCTGGATTATGGGCGGCGCTCCAGATGCGGGCTGGACAGCATATACTCCGCTATCGACAACTACTTACAGTACGACGCACGGTGTCGACTTTTATACGGTCGGCCTTCAGATTGCCGGTCTCGGTACGCTGATCGGGGGCATCAACTTCCTGGCAACGATCATTACGATGCGTGCGCCGGGAATGTCCTTTATGAGAATGCCGATGTTTACATGGACATCCTTCATTACTTCTGCGATGATCCTGTTCGCATTCCCTGCCATTACGGTAGGTCTGGTATTGCTTTCGTTTGACCGGATTTTGGGAGCTAATTTCTTCGAAGTCGCCAATGGCGGTAACCCCGTACTTTGGCAGCATATCTTCTGGATATTTGGTCACCCTGAAGTGTATATCCTCATCCTGCCGGCTTTCGGCGTTATTTCCGAGGTTATACCGACATTTGCACGAAAACGTCTTTTCGGTTACAGCTCCATGGTGTTTGCAACGATCCTGATTGCCTTCCTGGGCTTCATGGTTTGGGCTCACCACATGTTCACAACAGGCCTCGGTCCCGTTGCGAACGCATTGTTCTCGATTGCAACAATGCTCATTGCCGTACCAACAGGTATCAAAATTTTCAACTGGTTGTTCACCATGTGGGGCGGACAGATTCGCTTTACAAGCCCGAATCTGTTTGCGATCGGATTTATCCCTACATTCGTTATGGGCGGTGTAACAGGGGTTATGCTCGCATCGGCTCCTGCCGACTTCCAGTTCCATGACACCTATTTCGTTGTAGCCCACTTCCACTATGTTATCGTTGGTGGTCTGGTATCCGGTCTTCTCTCGGGTCTGCATTACTGGTGGCCTAAGATGTTTGGCCGTATGCTGAACGAAAGTCTGGGCAAATTATCTTTCTGGTTCTTCATCATCGGTTTCCATCTGACCTTCTTCGTACAGCATTTCCTGGGTCTGATGGGTATGCAGCGCCGCGTATTTACGTATCTGCCTAACCAAGGCTTCGATACGCTGAATATGGTAAGTACCATCGGTGCTATTCTGATGGGTATCGGTATTCTCTTCTTCCTGATCAACGCAATCGTAACGGCTACGAAGCCTAAAGGCGTTGCAGACGATCCTTGGGAAGACGGACGTACACTGGAATGGGCGATTCCATCCCCTCCACCAGAGTACAACTTCAAGCAAATTCCGCTTGTTCGTGGTATCGATGCTTTGTGGAAAGAAAAAATGGCTGGCAATAAAGGAATGACACCTGCAGAACCACTGGGTCCAATCCATATGCCTTCGCCAACGATTCTGCCATTTGTAATGTCTGTCGGCATTTTCATTGCCGGTTTGGGATTCATGTTCAGTAAAGAACAATTCTCGAATTCCTTCATGAGCTTAATCTTCAACAACTGGATTGTTGTTATAATTGGTTTGTTAATTACTTTCGGTTCGATGCTGCTGCGTTCCCTGTATGACGATCACGGCTGGCATATCGAAGTGGATGAGCTGGACGAAGAGGGGGTAAAAGCATGA
- a CDS encoding serine hydrolase, translating into MENQSMMLYQSPSFRTPPFSYQHPEHAGCNKHLLDKADAEIRRSFPKMRSFLVVRRGHLIYEKYYNGHESGSLNDLRSATKSFTSILTGIAASRSQLPDLDAPLFGILERYTRRQSDPLLQEALTLRRLLTMTTGLAWQTGKKLGEPMIHRFHRSRHWASFALSLPVLPEMVGRFQYRSIDTHLLSVLLTECTGQDAYTYARENVLEPIGIEHAAWLSSPEGHSMGHIGLFLTSRDMAKLGVCCLAGGSWQGQQIISPDWLNQALQTQVEGYPAFGDYGFGWWTGKMNGQTFSCAHGHGGQQIYLFPESEAVIVFTADSKVSRWKNPRPLLQQFILESMD; encoded by the coding sequence ATGGAGAATCAAAGCATGATGCTGTATCAATCGCCATCTTTCCGAACACCCCCCTTTTCTTATCAGCATCCGGAGCATGCCGGCTGTAACAAGCATCTACTGGACAAGGCGGATGCAGAGATCCGGAGATCCTTTCCGAAGATGCGAAGCTTTCTGGTTGTCCGGCGGGGCCATCTGATATACGAAAAATACTACAATGGTCATGAGAGCGGATCGCTCAATGATCTGAGGTCTGCCACGAAAAGCTTCACCTCCATTCTGACAGGGATCGCCGCTAGCCGAAGCCAGCTTCCTGATCTGGATGCACCTCTCTTCGGAATTCTTGAACGGTACACGCGGAGGCAGAGTGATCCGCTCCTGCAGGAGGCACTTACCCTCCGCAGGCTCCTGACGATGACCACAGGGCTTGCCTGGCAAACCGGCAAGAAGCTTGGAGAGCCGATGATCCACCGCTTTCACCGCAGCAGACATTGGGCCTCCTTTGCACTATCGCTGCCGGTATTGCCGGAGATGGTTGGACGTTTTCAATACAGGAGCATTGACACACATCTGTTGTCAGTCCTTCTTACAGAATGCACGGGCCAAGATGCATATACCTATGCCAGGGAAAATGTCTTGGAACCCATTGGGATAGAGCATGCCGCTTGGCTCTCCAGCCCGGAGGGACACAGCATGGGCCATATCGGGCTTTTCCTCACTTCGCGTGATATGGCCAAGCTGGGAGTCTGCTGCCTTGCAGGTGGAAGCTGGCAGGGGCAGCAGATTATTTCTCCGGACTGGCTTAACCAGGCGCTTCAGACGCAGGTAGAAGGCTACCCTGCTTTCGGCGATTATGGATTTGGCTGGTGGACAGGAAAAATGAATGGGCAGACCTTCAGCTGCGCACATGGACATGGCGGACAGCAGATCTATCTGTTTCCTGAGTCTGAAGCAGTCATCGTGTTTACAGCAGACAGCAAGGTCAGCCGCTGGAAGAATCCCCGGCCGCTGCTGCAGCAATTCATATTGGAATCCATGGACTAG
- a CDS encoding diacylglycerol kinase family protein, with the protein MYLFVVNKKSGNGHGYRTWLKIKTALDSKAVRYRYLFTESAGQAARLIADTLSEPENWQGVAVIGGDGTIHSVLPVLKEFNVPLAVIPAGSGNDTARGFGIPHDPLSALDIMLAGQTKAADLIATSGGLTLTALAIGFDAQVAENVNASLYKKICNFFRVGRAAYIVGVLHTLLTFKPCSVTVTCDGVTSTYLNAWLTAISNVKSYGGGLHICPEAHPGDGELDICIVHGCSRLQLLRLFPTVLSGKHIHLPFVKFMRGKEISIHFDQQRLALGDGENMSTGPFDILVEPNALQVYAV; encoded by the coding sequence ATGTATTTGTTTGTAGTCAATAAAAAGTCGGGCAATGGCCACGGCTATCGTACCTGGCTCAAAATCAAGACAGCTCTGGATTCAAAGGCAGTTCGTTATCGCTATCTGTTTACTGAAAGCGCCGGGCAGGCAGCAAGGCTCATTGCCGATACCCTCTCCGAGCCGGAAAATTGGCAGGGTGTAGCCGTTATCGGTGGAGACGGCACGATCCACAGCGTACTGCCTGTCTTGAAGGAATTCAACGTCCCGCTAGCCGTTATTCCTGCCGGTTCAGGCAACGATACCGCCCGCGGATTCGGCATTCCGCATGATCCCCTGTCTGCGCTCGATATTATGTTAGCCGGACAGACCAAGGCTGCCGACCTCATTGCAACGTCGGGAGGTCTGACGCTTACGGCTCTTGCTATCGGATTCGATGCCCAGGTTGCCGAGAATGTGAATGCCAGCCTGTATAAAAAGATCTGCAACTTTTTCCGTGTCGGCCGGGCCGCCTACATCGTCGGCGTTCTACATACGCTTCTGACCTTTAAACCTTGCAGCGTCACGGTAACCTGTGATGGGGTGACAAGCACCTATCTCAATGCATGGCTTACCGCCATTTCGAATGTAAAGAGCTACGGCGGCGGGCTGCATATTTGTCCCGAGGCTCATCCCGGCGACGGCGAGCTGGATATATGTATCGTTCATGGATGTTCCCGGCTGCAGCTTCTCCGTTTGTTTCCAACCGTGCTGAGCGGCAAGCATATTCATCTTCCCTTCGTAAAATTCATGCGCGGGAAGGAAATCTCCATTCATTTCGATCAACAGAGGCTTGCACTTGGCGATGGCGAGAACATGTCCACCGGCCCGTTTGATATATTGGTAGAACCCAATGCACTCCAGGTTTATGCCGTTTAA
- a CDS encoding TrmB family transcriptional regulator, with protein sequence MEQLLQHLRNLSFTEMEAKIMVELAGKGPSSGYEVAKGLGVSRSNVYAALQRLSQHGFLRRSAGEPVRYSMLKPEELTQMISGQVKESLSFIEMRMPRVEPDQQPFYSVEGDRNVMETLTRELERAEHEIVVDVWREEASLVRHGLEEAEQRGVKLLWSCLGADESVSRLLPWPSLGQEERGAGPGRRFSFVIDRRWCMLGMRGEDCTTQGLVTEHPVMVELLLHHFTQEMVLFELEQDIGEELTERYGPRYERIYRKYVGPDSAQAEEQKELTQQKDA encoded by the coding sequence ATGGAACAATTGCTACAGCATCTGCGGAACTTAAGTTTCACCGAGATGGAAGCGAAGATAATGGTGGAACTGGCCGGTAAGGGCCCATCCTCCGGCTATGAAGTGGCGAAAGGGCTGGGCGTTTCACGGTCAAATGTGTACGCTGCCCTGCAGCGCTTATCGCAGCATGGATTTTTACGGCGCAGTGCCGGGGAGCCCGTACGTTACAGCATGCTGAAGCCTGAGGAATTGACACAGATGATATCGGGACAGGTGAAAGAGTCGCTGTCCTTTATTGAAATGAGAATGCCGCGGGTGGAACCGGATCAGCAGCCTTTCTACAGCGTTGAGGGTGACCGCAACGTCATGGAGACACTGACGCGTGAGCTGGAGCGGGCTGAGCATGAAATTGTGGTTGATGTATGGCGCGAGGAAGCCTCGCTCGTAAGACATGGTTTGGAGGAAGCCGAGCAGCGCGGGGTTAAGCTGCTTTGGTCATGCCTGGGTGCCGATGAATCGGTTAGTAGACTGCTGCCTTGGCCTTCACTCGGACAGGAGGAGAGAGGGGCAGGACCGGGACGGAGATTTTCCTTTGTTATTGACCGCCGCTGGTGCATGCTTGGCATGCGGGGCGAGGACTGTACAACGCAGGGTCTTGTCACCGAGCATCCGGTGATGGTGGAGCTCTTGCTTCATCATTTTACTCAGGAAATGGTGCTGTTCGAGCTCGAACAGGATATCGGAGAAGAACTGACTGAGCGATACGGTCCGCGCTATGAAAGGATTTACCGGAAATATGTTGGACCCGACAGCGCTCAGGCGGAGGAACAGAAGGAGCTTACACAACAAAAGGACGCTTAG
- a CDS encoding transposase: protein MKNKDKAMLPVSREEVEVDGIYTNEWGREELLHRGQDFPADPMMGTTEWQLSEFIYDTHSEGRTDPRLVPKENDTDKIGKITHPRKQQQGGDPS, encoded by the coding sequence ATGAAAAATAAAGATAAAGCGATGCTGCCTGTTTCCCGTGAAGAGGTTGAGGTGGACGGTATCTACACCAATGAGTGGGGCCGTGAGGAATTGCTGCACAGGGGACAAGACTTTCCGGCAGACCCAATGATGGGAACCACAGAATGGCAGCTTAGTGAATTTATCTACGATACCCATTCTGAAGGCCGGACAGACCCCCGTCTGGTACCGAAAGAAAACGATACGGACAAGATCGGCAAGATTACGCATCCGCGTAAACAGCAGCAAGGCGGAGACCCTTCTTAA
- a CDS encoding DUF4870 domain-containing protein: protein MSPFFKSSTGLPENIAATLCYLFAFIGGIVFLALEKRSRFVLFHALQSVFAFGAVMIAHVLCGFIPLIGPLIAGLLSILTVIMWIVLLFSSLQGKWLKLPWIGDFAEKQLRHL from the coding sequence ATGTCCCCTTTCTTCAAATCGTCTACAGGCCTGCCTGAAAATATTGCAGCGACACTATGCTATCTATTCGCCTTCATCGGCGGCATTGTGTTTCTCGCACTCGAAAAACGCAGCCGCTTCGTCCTGTTTCACGCCCTGCAGTCCGTGTTTGCTTTCGGAGCCGTCATGATTGCCCATGTTCTTTGCGGCTTTATCCCCCTGATCGGTCCGCTGATTGCAGGGCTTCTCTCCATTCTGACCGTGATCATGTGGATTGTTCTTCTCTTCAGTTCCCTGCAGGGAAAATGGCTGAAGCTTCCCTGGATCGGCGATTTTGCCGAGAAGCAGCTCCGCCATCTGTAA
- a CDS encoding NUDIX domain-containing protein, with amino-acid sequence MSQELFDIYDEHDQKIGTVPRDEVHAKGYLHHSFHCWIARDTPEGRKILFQKRQDSKDTFPGLYDITAAGHLSAGETVEDAVREVEEELGIPVRMDQLTSFGTIDYYATGTAGGKAFIDREKCFVFGYLLNLPLTDYRLQQEEVAGLYETGLNDVIALFEGTQSTISASGIHSGQESNDEPQIFDTTLSLQQFVPHKSDDYLNVFKKLKKL; translated from the coding sequence ATGAGCCAGGAATTATTTGATATATATGATGAACATGATCAAAAAATAGGTACCGTCCCACGGGATGAGGTGCATGCCAAAGGCTATCTCCATCATTCCTTCCATTGCTGGATCGCAAGGGACACGCCGGAAGGACGTAAAATTCTGTTTCAAAAACGTCAGGACAGCAAGGACACCTTCCCCGGTCTCTATGATATTACGGCTGCTGGCCATCTTTCCGCCGGAGAAACCGTCGAGGATGCGGTCCGCGAGGTGGAAGAAGAGCTTGGGATCCCCGTCCGTATGGATCAGCTGACATCCTTCGGCACAATTGACTATTACGCAACCGGTACAGCGGGCGGCAAAGCCTTTATCGACCGTGAAAAATGCTTCGTCTTCGGTTACCTTCTGAATCTCCCGCTCACGGATTACCGACTTCAGCAGGAGGAAGTTGCCGGATTGTATGAAACAGGTCTGAACGACGTGATCGCGTTATTCGAGGGTACCCAATCCACGATTTCTGCTTCGGGTATCCATTCCGGCCAGGAAAGCAATGATGAGCCGCAAATTTTTGATACCACTTTAAGTTTACAGCAATTTGTGCCTCATAAAAGTGATGATTATCTCAATGTGTTCAAAAAACTGAAGAAACTTTAG